Proteins from one Deltaproteobacteria bacterium genomic window:
- a CDS encoding twin-arginine translocase TatA/TatE family subunit, with product MFGIGFQEMLIILVVVLIFFGPKRLPDLAKSLGKGIAEFKKASEEVRKGIEDAVKEESTEETPKPPEDLSAYGKAPGSAPAPSVPATPEPAPPTAPMEPAPSTGAPAAAEDAAPGIPPGETPAPPPRQG from the coding sequence ATGTTCGGTATCGGCTTCCAGGAGATGCTCATCATCCTGGTCGTGGTCCTCATCTTCTTCGGCCCGAAGCGGCTCCCGGACCTTGCCAAGAGCCTCGGCAAGGGGATCGCGGAGTTCAAGAAGGCGTCCGAGGAGGTCCGAAAGGGGATCGAGGACGCGGTGAAGGAAGAGTCCACGGAAGAGACCCCGAAACCGCCGGAGGATCTTTCCGCGTACGGGAAGGCCCCGGGGAGCGCTCCCGCGCCTTCGGTGCCCGCAACGCCCGAACCCGCACCGCCGACCGCCCCGATGGAACCCGCTCCATCGACGGGTGCCCCCGCCGCCGCGGAGGACGCTGCGCCGGGAATCCCGCCCGGAGAGACGCCGGCCCCGCCGCCCCGGCAGGGGTGA
- the tatC gene encoding twin-arginine translocase subunit TatC has translation MSTNAGEIRQPLTEHLDELRRRLVRALIALGIGTALCYNFAERIYAALLSPLTANLPAESHLIFTELTEAFLTYFKMALWGGFVLASPVIFYQAWRFVSPGLYLKERKLFIIFAAWSTFGFLAGMAFAYFVAIPAILSFFLSFGRSVVVPMPSMRESLSLVLRLLLIFGVMFELPLVLFLAGRGGILTPKFLRKWRKGAVLGAFLLAAVLTPPDAVSQIMVAFPLYALFEIGIVLCALGARRRTSTLPGSPA, from the coding sequence TTGTCGACGAACGCCGGGGAAATCCGCCAGCCGCTCACCGAGCATCTCGATGAACTTCGCCGTCGCCTCGTCCGCGCGCTGATCGCCCTCGGGATCGGCACCGCCCTCTGCTACAACTTCGCGGAGCGGATCTACGCCGCGCTTCTTTCCCCCCTCACCGCCAACCTGCCGGCGGAGTCGCACCTGATCTTCACCGAACTGACGGAGGCGTTCCTCACGTACTTCAAGATGGCACTCTGGGGCGGGTTCGTGCTGGCGTCCCCGGTCATCTTCTACCAGGCGTGGCGGTTCGTGAGTCCCGGGCTGTACCTGAAGGAGCGGAAGCTTTTTATCATCTTCGCGGCATGGTCCACTTTCGGCTTCCTCGCGGGGATGGCGTTCGCCTACTTCGTGGCGATCCCGGCGATCCTCTCCTTCTTCCTGTCGTTCGGCCGGTCGGTCGTGGTCCCGATGCCGTCGATGCGGGAATCGCTCTCCCTCGTCCTGCGCCTCCTGCTGATCTTCGGCGTCATGTTCGAGCTGCCGCTGGTGCTCTTCCTCGCGGGACGCGGCGGGATCCTGACGCCGAAGTTCCTTCGGAAATGGCGCAAGGGCGCCGTCCTCGGGGCGTTCCTCCTGGCCGCCGTGCTGACCCCGCCGGACGCGGTGTCCCAGATCATGGTCGCCTTCCCGCTGTATGCGCTGTTCGAGATCGGGATCGTGCTGTGCGCCCTCGGGGCACGCCGGCGTACCTCGACCCTCCCCGGATCCCCCGCTTGA
- a CDS encoding zinc-ribbon domain-containing protein, whose translation MIIECQTCHARFRLDESRIKGRGARVKCRKCGDSIVVLKGGGPAPSAPGGDGFFDLGSAVRDSAGESPGSPPPVGNLIPFPVPSRPVEPYAAGSSSPALQAEEPGKDEVDLAFDRVLSTGAEASSPSILTLDFGPEEKLDLPPAAERESPFGEPPAAEPAAGFRGEGGFLINDSEPLDFLRESHRDAGAEAPPGVGDISLEISSAPIDKTSSFLREPYASPTPREDWASPTPGEIPFEGNVTPPAAPVIEVPPHREEEPAPERPVESPVRRGSPAPEAPRPRSSAGPAVAAVLAVLLAAGGYLGLTTSGRKTLEGAVPGVAALWEGKPAAPAAPKYDLRNVIGYYESGGASPRILVIKGQVANLSTVEKSGIRIHAALLDNTDAVLMQQAVYAGNMLSGEAIRKGDRDTLSKALGNRFGEGLANMHVGPGKAIPFMVVFFDAPENMDSYKLEAKDGE comes from the coding sequence ATGATCATCGAGTGCCAGACATGCCACGCGCGGTTCCGCCTCGACGAGTCCAGGATCAAGGGAAGGGGTGCGCGCGTGAAGTGCCGGAAATGCGGGGACAGCATCGTCGTTCTCAAGGGCGGCGGTCCCGCCCCTTCGGCGCCGGGCGGGGACGGTTTCTTCGACCTCGGCTCCGCGGTGCGGGATTCCGCCGGCGAGAGTCCCGGCTCCCCGCCCCCGGTCGGGAACCTGATCCCCTTCCCTGTGCCGTCCCGGCCGGTGGAACCCTACGCTGCGGGATCCTCCTCCCCCGCCTTGCAAGCGGAGGAGCCGGGGAAGGACGAGGTGGATCTGGCGTTCGACCGGGTCCTATCCACCGGCGCGGAGGCATCCTCCCCGTCCATCTTGACCCTCGACTTCGGGCCCGAGGAAAAACTGGACCTTCCTCCCGCCGCGGAGCGGGAGTCGCCGTTTGGAGAACCGCCCGCCGCCGAGCCGGCCGCCGGGTTCCGTGGCGAGGGGGGGTTCCTGATCAACGATTCGGAACCCCTGGATTTCCTGCGGGAGAGTCATCGCGATGCGGGGGCGGAGGCTCCTCCGGGGGTCGGCGACATCTCCCTGGAGATCTCGTCCGCGCCGATCGACAAGACGAGTTCCTTCCTGCGTGAACCCTACGCGTCCCCGACGCCGCGCGAAGATTGGGCTTCCCCGACCCCGGGGGAAATCCCCTTCGAGGGGAACGTCACCCCGCCGGCGGCGCCCGTCATCGAAGTCCCGCCGCACAGAGAGGAGGAACCTGCCCCCGAGCGCCCCGTGGAGTCCCCGGTGCGCCGTGGATCCCCGGCGCCGGAAGCCCCGCGCCCGCGGTCTTCCGCCGGCCCCGCCGTGGCGGCGGTGCTGGCGGTCCTCCTCGCGGCCGGCGGCTACCTCGGCCTCACGACGTCGGGGAGGAAGACGCTCGAAGGAGCGGTCCCGGGCGTCGCCGCGCTATGGGAGGGGAAACCGGCGGCGCCCGCGGCGCCGAAGTACGACCTTCGGAACGTGATCGGTTATTACGAGAGCGGCGGAGCCTCCCCGAGGATCCTGGTGATCAAGGGGCAGGTAGCCAATCTCTCCACGGTGGAGAAGAGCGGCATCCGGATCCACGCCGCGCTGCTGGACAACACCGACGCCGTCCTGATGCAGCAGGCGGTTTACGCGGGAAACATGCTGTCCGGAGAAGCGATCCGGAAGGGGGACCGGGACACCTTGTCGAAGGCCCTGGGGAACCGGTTCGGGGAAGGGTTGGCGAACATGCACGTCGGACCCGGCAAGGCCATCCCGTTCATGGTGGTGTTCTTCGACGCCCCGGAGAACATGGACAGCTACAAGCTGGAGGCGAAGGACGGCGAGTAA
- a CDS encoding twin-arginine translocase TatA/TatE family subunit — MFGLGLPELLIILVIVVLLFGAGRLPQIGAGIGEGIRNFKKSMKEKDEVDVTPAKGDGEKK, encoded by the coding sequence ATGTTCGGACTCGGTCTTCCGGAGCTTCTCATCATCCTCGTGATCGTCGTGCTGCTGTTTGGGGCCGGTCGGCTTCCGCAGATCGGCGCCGGGATCGGGGAAGGGATCCGGAACTTCAAGAAGTCGATGAAAGAGAAGGACGAGGTGGACGTCACCCCGGCCAAGGGAGACGGCGAAAAGAAATAG
- a CDS encoding 3-dehydroquinate synthase II gives MSLPRLIARVVPWDKETAVAAIESGVEALWVPDGRASSARELGRVVTACAEGELREGTDFRVTRMEGKEDEARIAGSPADAVWVVFPRDREIIPLENLVAWGRTILVVARTPADVSLYRGVLEKGVYGLVLDGRDPAGMRALAAAARVKREDVSLVPARVVEVVPLGMGDRVCVDTCTWIEGSRGMLVGNGSAGMFLVCAENVPNPYVLPRPFRVNAGAVHSYCRVPGGRTAYLSELVAGSGVLLVDDSGGGEAAWVGRAKVERRPLVLVRAVGPSGNEHSIVLQNAETIRLVGPGGATPSIARIAAGDEVLIMEERAGRHFGVAVEETIREK, from the coding sequence TTGAGCCTCCCCCGGCTCATTGCCCGGGTCGTCCCTTGGGACAAGGAAACGGCCGTCGCCGCCATCGAATCGGGGGTGGAGGCGCTTTGGGTGCCGGACGGTCGCGCCTCGTCCGCCAGGGAACTGGGGCGCGTCGTGACGGCGTGCGCCGAGGGGGAGTTGCGCGAGGGGACAGACTTCCGGGTGACCCGGATGGAGGGGAAGGAAGACGAAGCGCGGATCGCCGGCTCCCCCGCGGACGCGGTGTGGGTCGTCTTTCCGCGGGACAGGGAGATCATCCCCCTCGAGAATCTTGTGGCCTGGGGGCGCACGATCCTCGTCGTGGCCCGGACGCCCGCCGATGTCTCGCTCTACCGGGGTGTCCTCGAAAAGGGGGTCTACGGGCTGGTCCTCGATGGTCGGGATCCCGCGGGGATGCGTGCGCTTGCCGCCGCCGCCCGCGTGAAGAGGGAGGACGTTTCGCTGGTTCCCGCGCGGGTGGTCGAGGTCGTCCCGCTCGGGATGGGCGACCGTGTCTGCGTTGACACCTGCACCTGGATCGAGGGGAGCCGCGGGATGTTGGTCGGCAACGGGAGCGCGGGGATGTTCCTCGTGTGCGCTGAGAACGTCCCGAATCCGTATGTCCTTCCCCGCCCGTTCCGCGTCAACGCGGGCGCGGTCCACTCCTACTGCCGCGTCCCCGGAGGCCGCACCGCCTATCTTTCCGAGCTGGTCGCCGGTTCGGGAGTGCTCCTCGTCGACGACTCCGGGGGGGGAGAGGCGGCGTGGGTCGGCCGGGCGAAGGTCGAGCGCCGTCCGCTGGTGCTGGTCCGCGCCGTCGGCCCTTCCGGGAACGAGCACTCGATCGTACTGCAGAACGCCGAGACGATCCGTCTCGTGGGACCGGGGGGCGCCACGCCGTCGATCGCCCGGATCGCGGCCGGGGACGAGGTGCTGATCATGGAGGAGCGCGCGGGTCGGCACTTCGGGGTGGCGGTCGAGGAGACGATCCGCGAAAAATAG
- a CDS encoding 2-amino-3,7-dideoxy-D-threo-hept-6-ulosonate synthase, whose amino-acid sequence MIGKKIRLERIMDRNTHRTVLVPMDHGVTVGPIPGLIQIPPTANLIAEGGANAAIVHRGAAMFGHRGYGKDLGLILHLSASTTLAPDSNRKVLVATVEDALQMGADAVSIHVNLGAEDEARMLRDFGTVSSACQRWGMPLLAMIYTRGPKIRNEYDVKYVRHAARVGAEMGADIVKVPYTGSPETFREVTQGCASSVVIAGGEKMASDEEVLRMVHDAIAAGCAGASIGRNVFQHRSPASMVRAIVSIVHGGATVREALGILKAKP is encoded by the coding sequence ATGATCGGAAAGAAGATCCGCCTGGAGCGGATCATGGACCGGAACACCCACAGGACCGTGCTCGTTCCCATGGACCACGGGGTGACCGTCGGCCCGATCCCCGGACTGATCCAGATCCCCCCGACGGCGAACCTCATCGCCGAGGGGGGGGCGAACGCGGCGATCGTGCACCGCGGGGCCGCCATGTTCGGTCACCGCGGCTACGGGAAAGACCTCGGCCTCATCCTTCATCTCTCCGCCAGCACCACACTCGCCCCCGATTCCAACCGGAAGGTCCTGGTGGCCACCGTCGAGGATGCCCTTCAGATGGGGGCGGACGCCGTCTCCATCCACGTGAACCTGGGCGCCGAGGACGAGGCGCGGATGCTGCGCGATTTCGGCACCGTGTCGAGCGCCTGTCAGCGCTGGGGGATGCCGCTCCTCGCCATGATCTACACCCGCGGACCGAAGATCCGGAACGAGTACGACGTGAAGTACGTCCGCCACGCCGCGCGGGTGGGAGCGGAGATGGGAGCCGACATCGTCAAGGTTCCGTACACGGGATCCCCCGAGACGTTCCGCGAGGTCACGCAGGGGTGCGCCTCCTCCGTGGTGATCGCGGGAGGGGAGAAGATGGCGAGCGACGAGGAAGTTCTCCGGATGGTCCACGACGCCATCGCGGCGGGGTGCGCGGGAGCCTCGATCGGGAGGAACGTCTTCCAGCACCGCTCCCCGGCGTCCATGGTGCGCGCCATCGTCTCGATCGTCCACGGCGGCGCCACCGTGCGGGAGGCGCTCGGGATCCTCAAGGCGAAACCTTGA
- a CDS encoding PilT/PilU family type 4a pilus ATPase — protein sequence MAEKKLKIGEILVAAGVLKEEQLTEALRSQNQLGGTLGENLIRLAFLTEEELLKALSEQLGMQHINLAKIEVPAAVQRLVKMETVRLRRLLPIGFEGKRLVVGMVDPTDLSAMTEVEFQSGHITKPVILSASHFELAQAFFQTHGYGDVTLKFDAEKEAARHVRVENTLASMLTVLLSWKGQDLHLSAGAIPSIRVDNEIRRLNLPVLKPAEIEQMIYAILTPEQRRYFQENLELDFAFSLHGVGRFRCNLYRQRNSVAFTARHVSEDVPSAAELGIPDFLRDFGLKNQGLILITGPNGHGKSTTLAWLVDMINRDRRANIITIEDPVEFTHRHKNSNVNQREVGTDTLSFADGLRHIFRQNPDVIVIGELRDYESISIALTAAETGHLVLGTLHSLNATAAVDRIVDCFPANQQPQVRAQLAESLLLIFSQRLLKRANGLGRVLAWEKMSTSLRVRNAIREGKAHQLRGMMQANVDELVSIDWTLADMVAAGKVKYEEAVKFADNLTYLNELLKVRGAFK from the coding sequence TGACCGAGGCGCTGCGGAGCCAGAACCAGCTCGGGGGGACGCTGGGGGAGAACCTGATCCGGCTGGCGTTCCTCACGGAGGAGGAGCTGCTGAAGGCCCTCTCCGAGCAACTGGGGATGCAGCACATCAACCTCGCCAAGATCGAAGTCCCCGCCGCGGTGCAGCGGCTGGTCAAGATGGAAACCGTCCGCCTGCGCCGCCTCCTCCCCATCGGGTTCGAGGGGAAGCGCCTGGTGGTCGGCATGGTCGACCCGACGGACCTTTCCGCCATGACCGAGGTGGAGTTCCAGTCGGGGCACATTACGAAGCCGGTCATCCTGTCCGCTTCCCACTTCGAGCTGGCCCAGGCATTCTTCCAGACGCACGGGTACGGGGATGTCACGCTGAAGTTCGATGCGGAGAAGGAAGCGGCACGGCACGTCCGGGTGGAGAACACCCTCGCCTCGATGCTCACGGTGCTCCTCTCGTGGAAGGGGCAGGACTTGCACCTGTCCGCGGGGGCGATCCCGTCGATCCGTGTCGACAACGAGATCCGCCGGCTGAACCTCCCGGTCCTCAAGCCCGCGGAGATCGAGCAGATGATCTACGCGATCCTCACGCCGGAGCAGCGCCGCTACTTCCAGGAAAATCTCGAACTCGACTTCGCGTTCTCCCTGCACGGGGTCGGCCGCTTCCGGTGCAACCTGTACCGCCAGCGCAACTCGGTCGCCTTCACCGCGCGGCACGTGTCCGAGGACGTCCCGTCGGCGGCGGAGCTCGGGATCCCCGACTTCCTGCGCGATTTCGGCCTGAAAAACCAGGGGCTGATCCTCATCACCGGCCCGAACGGCCACGGGAAGTCGACCACCCTTGCGTGGCTCGTCGACATGATCAACCGGGATCGGCGGGCCAACATCATCACGATCGAGGATCCCGTCGAGTTCACCCACCGGCACAAGAACTCCAACGTGAACCAGCGGGAGGTGGGGACCGACACCCTCTCCTTCGCGGACGGCCTTCGGCACATCTTCCGGCAGAATCCGGACGTCATCGTGATCGGGGAGCTGCGCGACTACGAGAGCATCTCGATCGCCCTTACCGCTGCCGAGACGGGACATCTGGTCCTGGGGACGCTCCACTCCCTGAACGCCACGGCCGCCGTGGACCGGATCGTAGACTGTTTCCCGGCGAACCAGCAGCCGCAGGTCCGCGCGCAGCTGGCCGAGTCGCTGCTCCTCATCTTCTCCCAGCGCCTGCTCAAGCGCGCCAACGGTTTGGGGCGCGTGCTCGCATGGGAAAAGATGTCGACCTCCCTCCGGGTCCGCAACGCCATCCGGGAGGGGAAGGCCCACCAGCTGCGGGGGATGATGCAGGCCAACGTCGACGAACTGGTGTCGATCGACTGGACGCTGGCGGACATGGTGGCGGCCGGGAAGGTGAAGTACGAGGAGGCGGTGAAATTCGCCGACAACCTGACCTATCTGAACGAACTCCTCAAGGTCCGCGGGGCGTTCAAGTAG